Part of the Halorhabdus utahensis DSM 12940 genome, AGCGGGTCGAACTCCGGCCGATCGACGGGACGATCGAAGGCAACGGTGTCTCGACGATCGACGATCGACTCGGGAACGTCCCGGTCCGACCCGGTGACCGCGTGACCGTCCCGGAGGTCGGGACGTTCCACGTCGAGGACACTGACCCGGACGGGACGGTTCGCGTCGTCGACGGGACCACGTTAACCGTGGGCCAACCGATAGACGACCCCGAGCCCAGTGAGGACGACACTACGGAGTCGGGAGACGCGAGCGAGCCCGGCTCGGTCACCTACGAGGACATCGGTGGCCTCGACGACGAACTCGACCGGGTTCGGGAGATGATCGAACTGCCGCTGTCTGATCCCGACGTGTTCGATCGGCTCGGGATCGAGCCGCCGAAGGGCGTCCTGTTGTATGGTCCGCCGGGCACCGGGAAGACGCTGATCGCGAGGGCGGTCGCCAACGAGGTCGACGCCTACTTCGAGGCCATCTCCGGCCCGGAAATCGTCTCGAAGTACAAAGGCGAGAGCGAGGAACAGCTCCGGGAAGCGTTCGAACGGGCCGAAGACGAGGCCCCGTCGATCCTGTTCGTCGACGAGATCGACTCCATCGCCGGCGCGCGAGACGACGACAGTGACATGGAAAACCGCGTGGTCGCCCAGTTGCTCACGTTGCTCGACGGATTGGAATCCCGCGGCCAGGTCGTCGTCATCGGCGCAACTAACCGGGTCGATGCCGTCGATCCGGCGCTTAGACGCGGCGGGCGCTTCGATCGGGAGATCGAGATCGGCGTACCCGACCGCGAGGGCCGCCAGGAGGTACTCGAAGTTCACACCCGCGGTGTGCCACTGGACGAGGACGTCGATCTCGAACGCCTCGCCGGCCGGATGCACGGCTTCGTCGGGGCGGACGTGGCCTCGGTCGTAACTGAGGCGGCGATGGAAGCCCTCCAGCGCGAACGCGACGAACCATCCGTGACGCGGGCGGACTTCGAACAGGCCCTCGCCGGTGTCGAGCCGTCGGCGATGCGGGCCTACGTCGCCGAGTCACCGGCTGGCGATTTCGCGGACGTGGGGGGTCTCGATGACGTCAAGGAGACCCTCAGAGAAGCTGTCGAGTGGCCGCTCCGATACGGCCCGCTGTTCGAAGCGACCGACACGGATCCGCCGACCGGCGTCCTCCTCTATGGCCCGCCGGGCACCGGGAAGACGCTGCTGGCTCGGTCCCTTGCCGGGGAAACCGACGTCAACTTCATCCGCGTCGCGGGTCCGGAGTTGCTCGACCGCTACGTGGGCGAGAGCGAGAAGGCAGTTCGGGAGGTGTTCGAGCGTGCCCGCCAGACCGCACCCTCGATCGTCTTCCTCGACGAGATCGACGCCGTCGCCACCCAGCGGGGCGAGAGCCACGAAGTGACCGAACGCGTGGTCTCCCAACTACTAACGGAGCTGGACGCGGCCGGCGAGGATCCGAACCTCGTCGTCCTGGCGGCGACCAATCGCCGGGACGCCCTCGACGACGCGTTGGTTCGGCCCGGTCGGCTCGAAACCCACGTCGAAGTGCCCGCGCCCAGCCGGGACGCCCGGCGGGCGATTCTCGACGTGCACACGGCGACCAAGCCGCTGGATGCGGACGTCGATCTGACCGAAGTTGCGACCGACACGGCGGGGTTTTCCGGGGCAGATCTCGACGCGTTGGTCCGGGCCGCCTCGATGCGAGCCATCAGGCGGGTCGCTGCCGGTACCGACCCGTCTGTCGCCAACGAACGGACCGACGAGGTCACGATCCGCAAGCAGGATTTCGCGGCTGCTCGCGAACGGATCGAGCCAAGCCTGGGCTAACAATCGAAGACGAGGAGACGGGAGCCGGTTGTCCGGACAACCGGCATCGAGGCGCGGCCGAGCAGCGTGGCGGGTGTGTGCCGGCTAGGCGAGAAAAGCGCCGCGCCGGCGCCTGAATTTTCCAGCCCTGGATAAATAAATGTCTGCATCCGTCGCCGAACCCGGAGTCCCCCCGCGATTTTCACTCACTCGCCGTCCAGATACGCGTCGAGACCGTCGCGCAAGTTTTCGAACTCGGCTTCGAGGTTTTTCTTGAAAAAGCGTTCGACGCCGGGGATCCGCCCCTCGACAGTGAAGGTGTTCGTGAGACGCGTTCCCGTCTCCGTCGGCGTGAGTTCGTGTTCGCCGACGACGCGCACTGCCTTCGACCGACCGACGAACTTGACGAACTCCGGTTCCCGGCGCTCGACGTCTTCCGTCTCGACGGTGATCGTCCGATTGATCACGGGGATCGGGAGCGAGATCTCCCAGGTCGCCGATCGGTCGCCGTCGACAGTGTAGTCCTCGACGACACTGATGTATTTTGCACGCTGTTCCGGATCAGCGATAAATCGCCAGACTTCCTCCGGCGTCGCCGACACCTCGATCACTTGCTCCAGACGGATCGACATAGGCGAACCTGGGACGGGTCGGCAAAAAGTCCGCCGCTAGCTCCGGGTCACTCGCCAGGTTGTCGACCGCGCCCGCCCCCACTTCTCGATATCTACTTCGTCGGCCTTCTCCGCGAGGTGTGGGAGCCGAACACCGACCTGCTTGGCCGAGAGCCCGATGCTCTCGGCGATGTTCTTCGCGCGGAAGTAGCTGTCACCGCTGGCGACCCGCGTCCGCAGGTACTCCAGGATGCGCTGTTCTTCCTCGTTCAACTCGACCATACCTAGAGTAACGGCTGTAGCGATAAAAGCCGTTTGTTCAATCAAAGGCGTGGCTGGCGGCGACGGCCGCCGAACCCGCGCCGATGGCCAATGCGAACCCCGCCGCAGCGACCAGATTGTCGGCCGCACCCAGAAGCATGACGAGTGCCCCGGCGAGTGCGAGGACGCCAAAGAGAATCGTCAGCCCAAAGCCTTTCTCGGAGTCGATCGTGGCTGGCATGCCCGCTGATTCGCGTCCATCCCGCTTGTAAGTTTGGCTGCCGGAGAAGACTGAAGCACGTGCCTCCATCGTCAAGGCCTATAGGCAGCGGCCTGTTTCGCGAGCATATGCATGACGTGATCGTGGTCGGTGCCGGCCCGGCGGGCAGTCGGTTCGCTCGGCGGGCCGCCAGCGATGGGCACGACATCCTCGTCTTCGAACAGGGGGAAATCGGCGAGCCACTGGCCTGTTCGGGCCACGTCAGTACGGACGTCCTGGAGTTCGTCCCGCCCGACGACCGCGATAAGTTGCGGCAAAACGAGATCTACGGTGCGCGGTTTCACCTCGGCGGCCCGGCGAGCCGAGCCTATCCCTTCTACAAGGACGAGGTCGTTTCCCGAGTCATCGACCGGGTCGAACTTGACCGGACCCTCGCCCGCGCCGCGAGCGAGGCTGGCGCGGACGTTCGGGACGGCCATACTGT contains:
- a CDS encoding AAA family ATPase, with protein sequence MVDADAGISVSVKGAKKRDAGRGIARLPEAVRNRLGVLSGDPVCIEGDRQTVAKVWPDDGTGEYVRIDADTRSNADVTVGSEVSLRRASLQDAERVELRPIDGTIEGNGVSTIDDRLGNVPVRPGDRVTVPEVGTFHVEDTDPDGTVRVVDGTTLTVGQPIDDPEPSEDDTTESGDASEPGSVTYEDIGGLDDELDRVREMIELPLSDPDVFDRLGIEPPKGVLLYGPPGTGKTLIARAVANEVDAYFEAISGPEIVSKYKGESEEQLREAFERAEDEAPSILFVDEIDSIAGARDDDSDMENRVVAQLLTLLDGLESRGQVVVIGATNRVDAVDPALRRGGRFDREIEIGVPDREGRQEVLEVHTRGVPLDEDVDLERLAGRMHGFVGADVASVVTEAAMEALQRERDEPSVTRADFEQALAGVEPSAMRAYVAESPAGDFADVGGLDDVKETLREAVEWPLRYGPLFEATDTDPPTGVLLYGPPGTGKTLLARSLAGETDVNFIRVAGPELLDRYVGESEKAVREVFERARQTAPSIVFLDEIDAVATQRGESHEVTERVVSQLLTELDAAGEDPNLVVLAATNRRDALDDALVRPGRLETHVEVPAPSRDARRAILDVHTATKPLDADVDLTEVATDTAGFSGADLDALVRAASMRAIRRVAAGTDPSVANERTDEVTIRKQDFAAARERIEPSLG
- a CDS encoding DUF7123 family protein: MVELNEEEQRILEYLRTRVASGDSYFRAKNIAESIGLSAKQVGVRLPHLAEKADEVDIEKWGRARSTTWRVTRS
- a CDS encoding CoxG family protein — its product is MSIRLEQVIEVSATPEEVWRFIADPEQRAKYISVVEDYTVDGDRSATWEISLPIPVINRTITVETEDVERREPEFVKFVGRSKAVRVVGEHELTPTETGTRLTNTFTVEGRIPGVERFFKKNLEAEFENLRDGLDAYLDGE
- a CDS encoding DUF7525 family protein encodes the protein MPATIDSEKGFGLTILFGVLALAGALVMLLGAADNLVAAAGFALAIGAGSAAVAASHAFD